Below is a window of Bacillota bacterium DNA.
ATCCTGCGCAGCCGCGATCTGGGTGAGGCAGACCGCCTGCTGACCGTGTATTCGCTCGAGGAGGGAAAGCTGGCCGCCGTGGCCAGGGGGGCGCGGCGGC
It encodes the following:
- a CDS encoding recombination protein O N-terminal domain-containing protein, producing MALYHVEGIILRSRDLGEADRLLTVYSLEEGKLAAVARGARR